CGAGGTAGATCAACCGCACCGGATATACATGACAAAGTGGTCATTTTGGTTGATGACGGCCTCGCAACTGGAGCGACTATGTTAGCCGCAATTTCCTCGCTGAAATTACAACTGGCCAGGCAAATTGTAATCGCAGTTCCGGTGGCGTCAGATTCGGCTCTGCAACAGGTAGAAAAGCAAGTTGATGAAGTCATATGCTTGGCTGTTCCGGAGATGTTTCAAGCTGTAGGTAATTGGTATCAGTCTTTTCCCCAACTCAACGATGAACAGGTGCTAAGTTACTTAACTAGGCGCAGTAGCTGAACATACAGCAGACTATCATCTGCTTAATAATAGATTCGCGCAATTGCGTTGCCGGTTATTGCAAGTCATTTACAAGCTCTTTATTAGCGTTTTGATAAGAAAGCCCTGTCTTTTCCACAACATACAATTGCTATATAGTTGAGTAAATTGATGTAGGTCAACTATCTGCTGAGCAAAGTAAATTATGATACTTGTTCCAATCGTTACACTATTTGAGCAGTTAATTGAGTTAAGCTGAAAAATTAAGAACAACTCAATCTGTGGATAAATGGTGTTGTCACTCATTATATCTGGAGTGTCAAATTATGGAACAAACCAAAAAACAAGTGTTTGTGATAGATGACCATGAACTAGTACGACAAGGGTTAAAACAACTAATAAACGGTGAGCCGGATCTGCAAGTTTGCGCAGAAGCCGCCAGTGTGAAAGAAGTATCCAAGTTAAAAAAAACAGTGAAACCCGATCTAGCTATTGTTGATATATCCTTACCTGATGGTAATGGACTTGACTTAGTCAAACAATTGCGCCGCTGGCGTCCCGCAATGCCCATCATAGTGCTGTCAATGCATGATGATGAATTATTTGCCGAACGGGCTCTGAATTTTGGTGCGCTTGCTTATATTAACAAGCAAAATTCGGCGGAAAAATTACTTATAGGAATAAGAGAAGTCCTCAACAATAAAATTTACGTTAGTTCCTTGATTAACGAGAGGTTACTCAGAAGGATTACCGGTAAAACTGATTGTACTTCCCTGTCCCCATTAACGTCTTTATCAGATCGAGAGTTGCAAGTGTTCGAAGGCATAGGTCGATGCAAAAAAACTAAAGTTATTGCTGCAGATCTGAATCTTAGCATTAAAACAATTGAGACATATAAAAGTAATATTAAAAGAAAGCTGAATTTACAATCCGGCGAGGAATTAACTCGGGCCGCCATTCTGTGGTCAGTAGAAAGTTGATAATAGATCATAATAAGTTTCCTACTTTGTGGTGCTCTGGGTGGATAAAAGTGGCATTATTAATTAGTCTCCATAGTTAAAGTTGAAATGCCGTTTATGCCGAATCAAGAAAATAGATCACCCGTAGCTGTTGTTGGCATTGGCGCGTCCGCTGGTGGTCTGGAGGCATTTACAACATTTTTCCAAAACATGCCAAATGACTCCCATATTGCATTTGTTTTACTCCCCCATTTAGCCCCAGATCACCCTAGCATTCTAACCTCTTTGATTGCTAAGCAAACTAGCTTAAGAGTAAATACAATTGTTAATAATATGCCTCTGCTAGGAGACAATGTATATGTCCTGCCACCGGGCAAGCAACTGAGCGTTAAAAATGGGCTGCTTCAACTTAAATCTATAGACCAAAACGAACAGCAGTGGTTGTTAATTGATCGCTTTTTCACTTCAATGGCAATTGCATATGGCGAGCGCTGTATTGCAATAATCATGTCTGGGACAGGTAATCACGGCACCTTAAGTTTCGAAGAAATAAAATTAGCAGGTGGAATGATCATTGCGCAAGATCCGCAAACCACGAAATTTAGCCAAATGCCAGAATGTGCAATTGATACAGGCTTAGTTGACATGGTGCTTGCTCCGGAAAAAATGCCTTCTACCATATTGAGTTACATAAGCCATCCCTATCTAAATATTACTGGCAAAAATGAGACTCTATTAGTCAATGAAAATATCTCGCCGATTTTAGAAATACTTAAGTCAGTTGTGAAATATGATTTTAGCGGCTACCGTAAAAACATGCTGCTAAGGAGGATCCAGCGGCGCATGCATGTAACCGACAGTGCTACTATTAGCGAATATACTCACTACTTATCCAATCACCCTAATGAAGCAAATGCCTTAAGCAATGAATTATTAATAGGTGTGACTGCATTTTTTCGTGACAAAGACGCCTTTTCGGTACTCGAGGAAAGGGTGATACCTGATTTGGTGAGCAACAAAAAAAATGGGGATTCAATTAGAATTTGGGTACCTGCCTGTTCAAGTGGGGAAGAGGTTTATAGTCTTGCTATATTAATTTGTGAAGAAATCGAAAAGCAGCAAAAAGAGTTAGCTATTCATATTTTTGCCAGTGATATCGATAAAGCATCGTTAAATCGCGCCCGTCGAGGCACATACTCCTATGAGGCAATGTCACGAATATCTTCAAGCCGACGGCAACGTTTTTTTCAAAAGACAGATGACAACAGGTATCAAATAATTAATTCTTTACGTGAAAATATAGTGTTTGCCTGTCAAAATATTATTGCAGATGCGCCATTTTCACGGCTCGACTTAATAAGTTGCCGGAACTTTTTAATCTACTTGCAACCAGAACTCCAAAGAAAAGTACTGGACGTGTTTCACTTTTCCTTGAATCCACAAGGTTATTTAGTTTTAGGCCCTTCTGAGTCACTTGGGCAACATAGTGAAAACTATCAAGTTATCTCCAAAAAATGGCGGATATTTCAACATGTCGCCACGAGCAAAAAGAAGCCATTCAATTTGCTGTTAAATGGCGCATTTACCTCATTATCTGGAATTGGAATGGAAGAAAGTCGAACGAAATCATATTTACCTACAAATTTTGCCAATTTGTTTCAACGTGAATTGATTGATGCTTACGCCCCCGCTGCAGTGCTGATCAATCGCGCTTATCATATACTGCAATTTCATGGGCCTGCATCTGACTATCTCGAGTTTCCAAAAGGTGCACCTTCTAATGATCTTTTAACATTGCTCAGAGATGGCTTACGCACTCGAGTACGAACAGCTGTTCATCGTGCCATTGAAGATAAAAGTACCTATATAGATAGTGATGCAAGAGTTAAAATTGAAGGTCATTACAAGCCTTGTATCTTAACTGTTAGACCGATTTCCGACTCCCGTAATAACGAGCAATACTTCTTAATTACCTTTGAAAAAAAGCAGCCACTGAAGATTGACGGTTCGCCATTTGCTGATTCTGCTGAAGTATCCCTTACTGGCTCTCAGGAAACTAACAAGATTATTGAACAACTTGAGTATGAATTAAATGCCACAAGCGATGAGCTGCAAACATCGATTGCAGAGTTAGAGCAATCTAATGAAGATTTAAAGTCTTCAAACGAAGAAGTTATGTCAATGAACGAGGAGCTGCAATCTGCCAATGAAGAATTAGAAACTTCTAAAGAAGAGTTGCAGTCTATGAATGAAGAGCTCAATACGGTTAATACTGAACTTGTTTGGAAAGTTGAAGAACTCGAAAAAAGTCACGACCATGTTAATAACCTTCTCAGTAGTAC
Above is a window of Aliiglaciecola sp. LCG003 DNA encoding:
- a CDS encoding phosphoribosyltransferase family protein; the protein is MAKQLMSHAGRPDTLVLALPRGGLPVAFEVAQALTAPLDIILVRKISAPYQSELAIGAVAEGGIFFANSSLIESLGVSERELNHQKRLAEDELSRRTKLYRGRSTAPDIHDKVVILVDDGLATGATMLAAISSLKLQLARQIVIAVPVASDSALQQVEKQVDEVICLAVPEMFQAVGNWYQSFPQLNDEQVLSYLTRRSS
- a CDS encoding response regulator transcription factor is translated as MEQTKKQVFVIDDHELVRQGLKQLINGEPDLQVCAEAASVKEVSKLKKTVKPDLAIVDISLPDGNGLDLVKQLRRWRPAMPIIVLSMHDDELFAERALNFGALAYINKQNSAEKLLIGIREVLNNKIYVSSLINERLLRRITGKTDCTSLSPLTSLSDRELQVFEGIGRCKKTKVIAADLNLSIKTIETYKSNIKRKLNLQSGEELTRAAILWSVES
- a CDS encoding CheR family methyltransferase, translating into MPNQENRSPVAVVGIGASAGGLEAFTTFFQNMPNDSHIAFVLLPHLAPDHPSILTSLIAKQTSLRVNTIVNNMPLLGDNVYVLPPGKQLSVKNGLLQLKSIDQNEQQWLLIDRFFTSMAIAYGERCIAIIMSGTGNHGTLSFEEIKLAGGMIIAQDPQTTKFSQMPECAIDTGLVDMVLAPEKMPSTILSYISHPYLNITGKNETLLVNENISPILEILKSVVKYDFSGYRKNMLLRRIQRRMHVTDSATISEYTHYLSNHPNEANALSNELLIGVTAFFRDKDAFSVLEERVIPDLVSNKKNGDSIRIWVPACSSGEEVYSLAILICEEIEKQQKELAIHIFASDIDKASLNRARRGTYSYEAMSRISSSRRQRFFQKTDDNRYQIINSLRENIVFACQNIIADAPFSRLDLISCRNFLIYLQPELQRKVLDVFHFSLNPQGYLVLGPSESLGQHSENYQVISKKWRIFQHVATSKKKPFNLLLNGAFTSLSGIGMEESRTKSYLPTNFANLFQRELIDAYAPAAVLINRAYHILQFHGPASDYLEFPKGAPSNDLLTLLRDGLRTRVRTAVHRAIEDKSTYIDSDARVKIEGHYKPCILTVRPISDSRNNEQYFLITFEKKQPLKIDGSPFADSAEVSLTGSQETNKIIEQLEYELNATSDELQTSIAELEQSNEDLKSSNEEVMSMNEELQSANEELETSKEELQSMNEELNTVNTELVWKVEELEKSHDHVNNLLSSTDIATLFLDIDMRIILFNPVTTQLLSLQKNDIGRQISDFSFKFEDKSLLDDCRQVIQNLSAIDREVSLQRGGVDDQKIFLRRIVPYRTAKNQIEGVVVTFTDVTHLHNQRRELEKKVAEKTKEQYLYQESLKSIMQVAFEGLIVLDKQGIITDFNVAAESTFGYAHSEIIGKPLSQLFSEKDTYSLNHFFRSTNKRKFPREFTGCCKNGRQIPLDLLIAKIDDTGSYLATVQDLTEQKALKKAIVDISSYEQEKIGIELHDSLGQKLTGISLLAGNLKRQINNGAGDLGTNIDHIVGQLSNTIGDIRNICHGLAPLTFNPQGLPVALSALTNQIEQAGLLASFKCDPRVKIKERVVAIQFYRIAQEATNNAIKYANATEIDLEVSYNEGRPALSIRDNGKGFDVGKQLNQGGIGLKIMRYRASAINARLEISSTKKGTEISCRL